Part of the Melospiza georgiana isolate bMelGeo1 chromosome 17, bMelGeo1.pri, whole genome shotgun sequence genome, cagcccagggagggaggagcaggcaTCTCCAGGATATTGCACTGTTCCATAAGCCAGAACAACTTCCTCGTGGTGGAACAACAACCATTTCAGCACAAGAGCCTCCAACAGCTTCATACTTACCCCAGCAAACTGGCCCACATGGAACTGGTTTCAAGTACATGAAATACTCCACAAACTCCAGAGAAAAGTCAAATAATTTTATGCTGCAATTTGAGTTTAAGACACCAGCCAACCCAAGGATTTGCATCCCAATTGCCACTAATTCCAAGACCTGCTTTTCCTATTGTAAGCATTACAGTAGTCACAGTACAGGGCTCCTCTTGTCCATCCCACAAGCCACCCTCCTCAAGCTATGTTTTGGAGGGGGCAGCACCATCACTCTTCCTGCTGGTGGGAGTCTTGGTGGAGTTTGCTGtgatccagggatggagcagcacatCCTTCAGGGGCAGCCGATGGAAGGGGTTGTGCTTCAGCAGCTTGGAAATTAAATCCCTTGCACCTTCTGTTACAAATGGAGGAAACTTGAATTCCACCTAAGGAAAAAAGGACATTAAAAATGATGCAAAAGTTCTTTAGCAATAACCAAATGATAGAACCAAAGGGCTTTACTCAAGTTACCCCTTgaaagctgtgccagccttgtAAGCTGTGCACTTTCTGCCTAttgctaaaataatttcattataacCCCATACAAGCTTCTCACTGCTTGTGAAAGTATTTGTATATTCTTGTGTTTGTCTTCATTATGCTTCAGAGTTTGCTGAAACCTTTCTAGAACTAAAAGCATGGCCCAGCTAATCCAGATAAGCACTGGCACTTACCCTGGAAATAGCTCTGTAGGTTTCTTGATAGGTTTTGGTTTCAAAAGGTGGTTTCCCTACAAGGAACTCATAGCACAGAACTCCCAGGCTCCAAATATCCACCTTTTCATCATGTGTTCTTCCCTCAATCATTTCAGGAGGTAGGTAGTCAAGTGTCCCACAGAGAGTTGTTCTCCTGAAGAAAAGTCCAAGTTAATTATTGATTAAGATAATTAGAGGATATATTTCAAGAGCCAGATAAGAAGTAATGCTGGTAATCATCTGCACCTCAGCACCACCCAGAAcagctgggaaagaaaagccAGCAGGGCAATTTCTACTTCTCCTGAAATATCTCAGTCCCTGCAATCAGTCAGTCCTAGCTCCTTTCTTCATCCCACAAACCTGTTCCTCCCTTCTAGGGGGCAATTTCCCACTGTCTCAGAAATAACCAAATTGCCAGAATAATGTTTGAGTCCAAGTGCAGGTTTGCCATCTCAGAGACCACGGTAACCCTACACCAACGTTCCTCTGAGGGTCAGCAAGGTTTGAACTAAAACCCAGGATAACAACCCTCTGTCACACCAGGTGCCTGTCAGGCCCTTTgtcacagcagcatttccccagGGTTTCAAGAAGCTCCCACGTACCTCCCTTCCACAGCTGTGTGACAAAACTGACTCTACAGAAGGATTTCAGTGCACAAGAGAGTGAATTCTCACCTGGAGGATGGAGCATGCACAGACCACCCAAAGTCAGCAATTTTTAACTCTCCATTGGATCCCAGCAGCAAGTTCTCTGGCTTGATGTCCCTGTGGATCACACGCTTGGAGTGACAGTACGAGAGGGCATCTGCCAGTTCTGTGATGTACTGGGTGCAGAAAGAACAGCCTTTAAGCCACAATCTTTAAGATACTGTCACCTGAGTTTatctggctgcagcacagcctttttgacccataattataattttaagtTAAAGCAATTATTCCTTAACCCTTGAAGCCTGGTAATACAGGCTTTGCCTTGCAACATTAAACAATTCTGAACATAAATTCCTGCACAGCCCTAAGTCTCCCCAATGATTCCCTGCCCAGATGCCAACCAGCAGCTAAGGAATCTCAGTTCCCCCAGAACAGAAGGGCTGGCTCTGTCCTGCAGAGATCCCAGACACAAGAGGAATGGAGAGGAAGCTGGAACAACCTACAGTAGCAGTTCTTTGCTCATCAAACTTGGTGAGCCTCTGGAGCTCCCTGTAGACCTCCCCACGAGGTGCATGCTCCAGGATCAGGTAGACTCTTGTCACATCATGGAAGTAGCCATATAATCTGAGAATGTTGGGGTGCCTGCAAAGAGATTTCAGTGTTCTTCTGAACCAGGTGTTTGTCCAAAACCTTTAatttccctgtcctgctcccccCACTTCCAAGGCAAGCACAGGAATTTCAGCTCATCCATGTTCCTTCAGTTCACAACACACAAAATTTTATCGTAAAGAAATCTTATCATAATGAAGGTTACTTTGTTTATTTGCATGCAAACAAAACAGAGTAAATAGCCACTAAACCTTACCTAAGGTGAGACTGTATTTCCACTTCTCTTCGCAGCTGATGCTCCACACCAGCCTCCTCaagctgtgttttaaagagCACTTTCAGTGCAAGAATGAATTTGCTCTGTTTTTCACGTGCCAGGTACACATTCCCaaattttcctttccccagaGGACGACCAATTTCAAAATCATCAAGAGACCATTGTCTTCTGCAAGAGGAAAGTTAAAAGTTGGAGTTGTGTTGGCTTTGACTCAGATTTACAGTTTACAACATTCCTGGTCAAGAGATGTTAGGTGCTCTAAACTAGATTTTAGTCTTTATGAAAACACCAAGAGAATGAAGGCATTGAGATTTCAAAAGG contains:
- the AURKA gene encoding aurora kinase A, with the translated sequence MDRNMKENHAAYPGRAAKVTNPIGDAPKRVPVSQHSAQSRSLTSGAPARVLCPANFAQRVPVQPQKPALTAQKPSSNKTVQQPRPKAPQQAAVRPQAASKSSEKPPQAAAPAQNPEGEDTSKQKTEETKKTSEETKKRQWSLDDFEIGRPLGKGKFGNVYLAREKQSKFILALKVLFKTQLEEAGVEHQLRREVEIQSHLRHPNILRLYGYFHDVTRVYLILEHAPRGEVYRELQRLTKFDEQRTATYITELADALSYCHSKRVIHRDIKPENLLLGSNGELKIADFGWSVHAPSSRRTTLCGTLDYLPPEMIEGRTHDEKVDIWSLGVLCYEFLVGKPPFETKTYQETYRAISRVEFKFPPFVTEGARDLISKLLKHNPFHRLPLKDVLLHPWITANSTKTPTSRKSDGAAPSKT